The following DNA comes from Pantanalinema sp..
CCACATCCGCCCGGCGGGCGATCTCGCGGTTCAGCCGCTCCAGGAGGTTCGTGCTGCGGATCTTGCTCCAGTGCAGCTGGGGGAAGGCGAAGTGCGCCAGGATATCCTCCCTGAAGTCCCAGAGCATCCGGCTCACCTCGGGGTGACGGGCCTCCAGGGTCTCGGCGACTCGGTCGAGTTGCGCGTCCGCCGACGCGCGATCGGGTTGGACGAAGACGGTCCTCACCGCCGCGGTCACCATCGCCTGGGCGGACTTCGCAACCCGAGCCTGGACGTTGCGCATGAAATGCACGGTGCACCGCTGCCAGCTTGCACCCGTCAGCACCGCCCGGATCGCCCGCTGGAGGCCGACGTGGGCATCGCTGATCACCAGCTGGACCCCTCGCAGGCCCCGTGCCACCAGGCTTTGCAGGAACTCATGCCAGAAGGCCCCGTTCTCGCTGCTGCCCGCATCGATGCCGATCACCTCCCGGTGCCCGTCGTCGTTGAGGGCGTAGGCCACGACGATCGCGTTCGAGGTCACCCTGCCCCCTTCCCTGACCTTGAGGTGGGTGGCATCGAGCCATAGATAGGGGTAGCAGCGGCTCAAGGGGCGGCTCCTGAAGGCATCGACCTGCTCGTCCAGGGTGGCGCAAATCCGGCTGACCTCGCTCTTGGAGAGGTTCTCCACGCCCATCGCCTGCACCAGGTCCTCGACCTTGCGAGTGCTGACCCCATGAACGTAGGCCTCTTGGATGATGCTGACGAAGGCCTGCTCTGCGCGGCGCCGCGGTTCCAGGAAGCTCGGGAAGTACGAGCCCTTGCGCAGCTTGGGGACGGCGAGGTCGAGCGTGCCAACTCGCGTGTCCCAGCGGCGCGCACGGGTGCCGTTGCGCTGATTGGTGCGAGCTTCGCTGCGCTCGTGCTTGCCAGCGCCAATCAAGTGCTCGACCTCTACGGCCATGACCTGCTCCACCAGAGCCATCAAGGCCTGCCTCAGGAAATCGGAGTTCCCCTCGCCCAGGATCTTGCCTACGAGCTCGCCCACGGTCATGCTGTTATTGGTCGTCGTCATGGTTACGTCCTTTCCGGTGTGTTGCAACTACGGAAAGACCATGACGGCGGCTTCTTTTCAAGGTGCCGGTCGGATTTACACCAGTCTATGGGACGCTACCTGAACCAGTGACCTCACCGAGAGAGCACATATCCAGGCCAGATGCGAAGGGGGAAGTGATGAGGCATCGAATCTTCACCTCCTATGTTCGCACTGTCATAAAGCCAGTGAACTGCTCAGCGGTGAACGCTACTGGCATTGGTTTGAAAAGCGCAGCATTGTTGACGTTCCCGCTCAGGTCTACTTTGCCAAGGGTGGCACTTGGGAAGACCTGCTTACACGTTATTGCTCAGTCAATGGCACGTCCGAGACTCCGTGAAACAATCCTGTTTCATTCGTTTCATTTGTTTCACATCCGATCCAGAAATTGACCCAAAACCGACTGAGCGATAATTAGACAAAAAGAAGAAACCCCCAGCCATTGGCTGGGGACCTAGTGGGCACAACTGGATTCGAACCAGTGACCTCTACGAGGTCAAAGACCCATTTCGACAAACCAACCCTTATCGCAAGACGCGAAGGTAGAGATCATGGGCGCGTTGCCCGCGGGCGGTGTAGCCGATGTCAAGCTTGAAGCCGTCCGTCACATGGACGTTGCTCTCGGCCCAGTCAATCATCTCGTTGAAGGTGGCTGGTATGGCCTTTACGGGACCGACGTGCCGGTGATGCACGTACCACTGGGCGGGGATGTCCAGCGTCACCATGCCTTCCGGCAGCGTCTCCACCGTCGATACCTCGGAACAGATGACCTGAGTGAACTGTGTTCCCTCTTGCTTGAACGAGATGTCCATCAACGCCTCGCCCACGCGGTTTTTGATCTCCCCGCGACGACTCAGAAAGGCGTCCCAAGCAGTTAGCATGGCCCGGGAGAGGTGATCCCAATCCGCGACCACTTCGACCCCGACCACCTTGATCGGTGCTTTTTGAACCAGTTTCATGAGTACGCTCGCTTACTTCCGCAAAGAATAGAAACCCTGCTATTTCACCAGCGGGTCATTAGTGGGCACAACTGGATTCGAATTTAAGGAAGAATGTGCCGCTGCTCAGACCAAAATTACCTGCCAAGAGACTCCGAAACGGTCGTTCACCCAGCCGAACTGACGGCTGAAGTCGTACGCGCCCAGCGGCATCAAGGGCGACCCGCCGTCACTCAAGGCCTCGTACAGGCGCCGAACCTCGTCCTCGGACTCGCATTCAATGAAGATGGAAAAAGCCGGCGTGAAAGAGAAGGCGTGCTTCACGGGGCTATCAAAGACCATGAACGTCTGTCCAGCAAAGGACAAGTTCGCTCGCATGACCTTACCTTCGCGTTCAGGTAGCTCCGCGCCAAAGCGGTCAATAACGGCCACCTCAGCGCCCGGAAAGACGGAAACGTAGAAGTTGATCGCCTCCTCCAGATTGCCCTGGAACATGAGAAACGGTGTCACCGATTTGATCATCGACTTGCCTACTATTCCTTTCCCGCACCAGCACGAGCTTGAAGGCTTTCCAAAACAAAGACCCTCAGCGATTGCTGAAGGTCTTGCAGTGGGCACAACTGGATTCGAACCAGTGACCTCTACGATGTCAACGTAGCGCTCTAACCAACTGAGCTATGCGCCCTCGAAAGTGAGGGAGAGGCGGCACCCAGATTCGAACTGGGGGTGGAGCTTTTGCAGAGCTCTGCCTTACCACTTGGCTATGCCGCCGAAAAAATTGGACCCTCGGGTGCCAGGCACCTTGAGGCTCAAGCCGACTCAAAAGTGACCTTTCGAGTGAGAGCGGGTGACGCGATTCGAACGCGCGACAGCCTGCTTGGGAAGCAGGTACTCTACCAGCTGAGTTACACCCGCGAAGCTTCCTTACTATACCCAGCCAGGCCATACGTGTCAACCCACCCCCGCGCTCCTCTTAGCCGAAATCCACACAGGAAGTTAACTTTACATTTCTTGACACCATTTCCACCCCCCTCCTAGGATAGGGGCGCTCCGAGGCCGCAGCACCGCATGGTTGCTTGCTCGAAGGGTAATCGCGCATCCCGAATGTCAATCGAGAGGAGGGCCCCCTCATGGCCATCGAGCTGAAGCCCGAGTTGCAGTCCGCGCAGCAGCCAAGCATCCTGCCGCAGGTTCCTACACCCCTCAAGACCATCGAAGCCACGCCGAGCATCAAGGACCGGATCTCGCTGCGCGTGCTCAACATCCCCAATTTCCAGGAGGCCACCCTCCGCACCCTGATCACGCCCAGGATCGAGGTCGATCAGGGCGAGCAGATCGTCTCCATCGTCTCCCAGGGGCTCAGCCTCTCCGAAGAGAAGCGCGTCGAAGGCGAGCAGGCCATCCTGATCGAGGTCGCCGCCCGCTACCGGCGCGGCGAGGGCGCCATCAAGCAGCTTTATCGCTACCTGGTCTTCCAGGAGAACGGCACCACCTACTGCCAGCGCCTGCCCATGGGATCCTGGGCGCCGAGCGAGCCCGACACCTGCTTCGAGTGGCTCGGGCGCGGCGGGCTGCAGCAAGGGGACTTCGTGCTTCTGCCCCGCAAGCGCCTGCCGTCGAACGTCGAGGAGATCGAGCGCCCCAAGGCGGCCGGCCTCTGGCAGCGGGCCGTGGGGGGCCTCAAGAGCTTCTTCAGCGATCCCGCCCACGACGAAGAGGTCATGAGCAGCGACTGGGGGCGCCTCATCGGGCGCCACAACCCGGTGGACTGCACCGTCTACCGCAAGGAGAGCAGGCTCTACCTGGTAGCCCCTCACGACACGGTGGTCGATCACCCGGAGCACGCCACCCTCGTCGTCCCGGCCGGGACCTACGAGGTGGTCGAGGACCGGGCGAGCAGCTACTGGCGCAAAGCGATCGACTAGCACGATCGCCGCGCGCCTGGCCATGCCTAGCACCAGAGGCCTGAGCCTGGGCCTCGCGCTCACCCTCTCGCTCCCCGAGCCGGCCGAGGCGATCAGCCTCCCCCTCGACGGCCGGGTGGACACCGCCCCGCGCGAGGCCCTGGACCTCAAGCGCGCCTCGCCCCGCCAAGAGGTGCCTCCATGGCTCGACTGGGCCCTCAAGGTCGCGAACGGCAGCCTGTTCAGCCTGCCGCAGCCCACCTGGGAGGGGCCGCTCGCGACAGCGGGAAGCCTCTGGCGGCTGGAGCTGGACCTCGGCTACAAGAAAAGGCCCGACCTGGGGGTCGGGCCAACGGTGGGACTGCTCGGGCGACTCCGGTGGCTGCCTTGGGTGGCGGAGGCCCAGGTCAGCGTGCTTGGCACCCAGGGTGGCCTCGGCGCGTCGGGCGAGCTCATCTTGAGTGCCGCGCCCATGCAGCTCCGGCTGCGAAGCTGGACCTGCCCCGGAGCTAGCTCTGCTGGCCTGTCGGTGTCGCTGAAGCTGACTCAGCGGTTTTGACCGGGGGCAGCGCCTCCAGGTAAAGCAGGGTGTAGGCGACGGTCGCGAAGACGTCCACCCCGATCAGAAAGAGCCACCCCACCAGGCCGAGGGGAATCGGCAGAAGGCTCAGGAAGGCGGCCGCCATGTAGGCCACGCCGTGGACGCTCATCACGCCCATGGAGAGGCCGAAGTGACGGCGCAGCACCGTGAGGCTGGCCTTCCAGGCCTCGGGCCAGGACATGGCACCGAGCACCACGGCCTGCTTCCAGTACAGCAGTCCCATGCTCACCAGGGCGAACCACAGCCCGGCGCCGCAGATCCCGATGAAGAAGCGGTTGGCCGCCTGCAGCAGGGCGGGATCGAGCGAGAGCAGGACCTCGGGCTTGGTCTGGGCCTGCTCGAGGAGACCGGGCAACAGGTCCTTCAGCTTGTTCAGGGCCTCGGGGCCGGCCCAGGAGGCCCCTCCCACGACGAGGGGGATGGCCACGACGGCGACCAGGAGGCCGAAGACGATGGTCCCGCCAATCAAGGGGACGAAGTGCCGGCCGATGGCGACGAAGAAGTCGTCCCAGACCGGAGGCTGGTCGCCGTCGGCCCCCGCGATGAGGGCGTACCAGCCGGCCGTCACCGCCAGGGTGATGAGGGCCGTGACCAGGAGGATGATTCCCATCTGGGGGGTGGCCTGGGGGGCCATCAGGCTGGAGAGCAGCGCGATGCCGAGGGGCGGGGTCCACAGGATGGGCTGGGACACCGTGAGGCGCGCGGCGCGCGCGACGAGTTGCTTGAGGGACTGCATCCGGGTATCCTTGATCGAGGCGCTTGGCGACACGGCGCCAGCCTTGAAGGTGCCGGAATCCATGCTACCGGGATTCCCATGGGCTGTCCACAACGCGCGTTCAGAGCGGAGGGTGACGTGATCGCGACCTGGATGGACGTGTTCGGCGTCCTGATCCTGAGCTACAACGTCTTGCGGGGGCTCACCACGGGCCTCATCCGCACCAGCGTCGGGGCGATCGCCGTGGTGATCGCGACCTACGCCGCCTGGCAGTACCAGGGGCTCGTCGCCCCCTTCGTGGACTCCTTCGTGCCTCCCACGTGGCCCCTGGCCATCTTCGCCCGCCCCGTCCTGACGTGGGCGATCGCCTTCAGCGCAGTCAACGTGATCGGCAGCCTGGTGCGCCTGATGGTGCGACTGACGCCGCTGATCCTCGCCGACCGGATCGGCGGGGCCGTCTTCGGCCTGATGACCGGGGTGGTGGTGCTCGCGACCCCGCTTCTGCTCCTCGCGCACTTCCCCCTGCTTCAGCAGATCCCGCAACTCCAGGAGGCCATCGCCCACTCGCACATCGCCGGGGCGATCATGCCGCTCATCGCGGCGGTGCAGCAGTGGGCGCCGGTGATCACCGGCGGTCAGCTGATCTAGCGCGTCTAACAAAACTGATCCGTCAAGCCGCCCAAGGCGGCCAGCGACCGTAACATGCCTGGTTTTGTTGGATGCTCTTTGGTTCTCAGGGCTCGCAGAAGGCGGGCTTGAAGGCGGCCTCGTCCACCTTGACCCCGGGCAGGGGCATGCGGATCGTCAGGAAGCTGTCGCGCACCAGCAGGTGATCCGCGGTCAACAGACTGAAGCCCGCCTCCTCGAAGGCGCGCGCCTTGGCCGCCTGATAATCGGGCGCCCAGGCGAGGACCACGTTCTCGGGGTAGCCGCGCAGCTTGCCAAGTCCGAAGCGCAAGAGCGGCTCGTAGAGGTGCTCGTAGCCGGGATGTACCGTCAGGCGCAGGCTCTGGGGACTGTGGCGGAAGTGGCCCAGGATCCGCAGGTACCCCACCACGACCCGATCGGCGTTCTCCAGCACGTAGCGGCGGTCCTCGAAGAGGCCCAGCTTGCGGCGCCAGCGCGAGAAGTTGTGCTCGATGAACCCCAGCTCGAAATCCTCGGCCGAGCGCGAGTCGACGAGCCGGACGCTCGCGGGCGTGCATGCGTTGTGCAGGGCCAACAGGGCCTCGGCGTCCTTGGGGCGGTAAGCGCGCAGCCCCTCGGGCGGCTCGACGGGCGCGTAGTCGGCCAGGCGCTCGGGGGAGAGCTGGTAGTAGCAGAGCGTCGCGTAGGTGCGAAAGCCCTTCTTGGCGTAAAGCCCCAGGGCCGCCAGGTTGCGCGTGTCCACCTCGAGGGTGAAGCTCTTGACCCCCATCCCGCCGTAGGCGTCGAAGACGTGGTCGAGCAGCGCGGTCGCCACCCCCCGGTGGCGATAGTCGCCCGCGACCGCCATGTAGTCGATGTGCCAGCGGGTCTTCTGGTGGTTGCCGGGGCTGGTCTGGATGAAGCCCGCGATCGCCCCATCCACCTCGGCCACCTGGAGGTTCATGGTGTACTGGTAGGGATTCGGGAAGAGCGAAAGGGCCCGCACCAGCGGGTACATCTGCTGCCACCGGACCAGCTGGCCGGTCATGTCGACGCCGCGCCGCTCGAACTCCTCGGTGAACGATCCTTCGAAGATCGTCTTGAGGGCGGGCAGGTCCATGAAACGGACCGGACGGATCATCGTGAGGCTCCCCCGATCAGACGCTCTCGGTCCCCTTGCGCCGAGCGTCGGGACACTCGATAATGGACGGCGTAATTCTAGCAAGGTTGAAGACGCAAATCAACAAGGGGCGCCAACATGGCAACCGCGAACACCCGTAAATCCTCCCTGATCGCCGACAACCGGCGAGCCTTCCACGAGTACCACATCCTCGAGCGCTTCGAGACCGGCATCGCCTTGACCGGCACCGAAGTCAAGAGCCTGCGGATGGGCCGGGCCAACCTCAGCGACAGCTTCGCGCGCATCGAGGACGGAGAGGTGTGGCTCCACCACATGCACGTGGCCCCCTACACCCACGGCAACCGCTACAACCCCGATCCGCTGCGCAAGCGCAAGCTCCTGCTCAAGCGCATGGAGATCTCGCGCCTGATCGGCAAGACCAAGGAGCAGGGCCTGACCCTCATCCCCCTCAAGATCTACTGGCACGGCGACTGGGCCAAGGTCGAGCTGGGCCTTGCCAAGGGCAAGCAGCTCTACGACAAGCGCGACGCCCTCCACGCCAAGGACGCCAAGCGCGACATCGAGCGGGCCCTGAAAGAGCGTCACCGCGGGGGGTAAGGCCCGGTAAAGGCGAGGTTACGCCTTGACAAAGGGACCCCCGCTGCTATACTGAATCGTCGGTAATACGCGCCCAATTGTCGTGTCGTCCAGCTGGTGCCCGGAAGGAGGTTTCCCGTGCTCTTGGATGTGGAAACCCTGCTTCAGGCCCCGGAGAGCGAAACCCGCGTCGCGTTCAGCGAGCTCGTGGAGTTTCCGGCCGACCTGGGCTCCCTCAAGCGTCCCCTTTCCGGTGAAGTGAGGATCTCCCGCGCCGTCGACGAGAGCCTCTTCACCCTCACGGGCCACCTGGAAACGACCGCGGACCTGGTCTGCGATCGCTGCCTGGGACCGACCCCCGCCGAGATCTCCTTCGATCTCGACGAGACGCTCGAGGTGACCGAGACGCCGACCCAGGCGCTCGAGGTCGATGAGGCCGTCGCAGCGACCGGGGAGATCGACCTCTCCGACCTGTTACGGCAGCACCTGCTGTTGAATCTGCCCAGCCGCAGCCTCTGCGGGTGCGAGCCCGAATACCTCGCGAAGCACAAGCCCCTCGACCCGCGCTGGCGTAAGCTCGAAGCCTTGCTAAGTCGAACCACTGAGGAGGAATCCAAGACCCATGGCTCAACCTAAGAAGAAGACTTCCAACTCCAAGCAGTGGCACCGCCGCTCGCACTGGAAGGCGAAGGCCCCCAACCTGACCACCTGCACCAACTGCCGCGCCCCCAAGCTGCAGCACACCGTTTGCCGCACCTGCGGCTTCTACAACGGCAAGCAGATCCTCTCGGTCGCTCAGTAAGCAGACCTTCGAGGCCCGGTTCGCTCCAATGCCCGACATTCGCATTGCCCTTGACGCCATGGGCGGGGATCACGCCCCGGCCGAGATCGTCAAGGGTGCGGTCGAGGCCTTGCGAGCGGACCGGGCCTTGTCCTTGGTGCTGGTCGGCGACGAGGCGCGGCTGAACGCCGAGCTTTCGCCGTACGCCGGCGAGAACCTCTCCCTCTCCGTGGTGCACGCCGCGGAGGTGATCCAGATGGACGAGGCCGCGAGCGCCGTTCGCAAGAAGAAGGACGCCTCGATCGTCGTGGCCATGGACCAGGTCAAGGCCGGCCACTGCCAGGGCGTGGTCGCCGCGGGATCCACCGGGGCCGCCATGGCCGCCGCCCTCCTGCGCCTCGGCCGCGTGCGCGGCATCGAACGGCCCGCGATCGCCGTGGTCATGCCCACCCTCAAGGGCCCGGTGGTCCTGCTGGACGTGGGCGCCAACGTGGACTGCAAGCCCCTCTACCTCGCCCAGTTCGCCCGCATGGGCGACGCCTACGCCCGGGCGGTGCTCAAGATCGCCGAGCCCCGCGTGGGGCTCGTGAACATCGGCGAGGAGCCCGGCAAGGGCGACGAGCTGGCGCTCGCGGCCCACCAGCTGCTCGCCGAGACCCGGGGGCTCCGCTTCATCGGCAATGTCGAGGGGCGGGACCTGCCGCGAGGAAACGTGGACGTGGCGGTGTGCGACGGCTTCGTCGGCAACGTCATGCTCAAGCTGGCCGAGGGAATGGGCGACCTCTTCAACGGCCTGCTCAAGGAGCAGATCAACCAGGGCGGTCTCGCGGCGAAACTCGGCGCGGCCCTCTTGCTGCCCGTGTTCAAGCGCTTCAAGAAGCGCCTGGATCCCGCCGAGTACGGCGGCGCCCTGCTCCTTGGCGTCAACGGCATCTGCGTCATCAGCCACGGCTCGAGCAAGGCGCAGGCCATCGTCAACGCCATCCGCGTCGCCAAGGAAGCCATCCTCGCGGACACGCTCGGTCTACTGGCGAATGCCGAACTGGCACAGAACGCCATCCTCGCGGACACGCACGATCTGCTGGCGAATGCCGAACCGGGCGAGCCCCTCGCGCCTCCTACCGGCGGCGGCGCGGCATGAGATACTGGACAGACCCGTCTGTCCCGTCTTGAGAAAGAGCCCCATGACCACTTCCCTGCTCCCCGTCTCCGTCATCGGTTGCGGCTACCACGTCCCCGAGCGGATCATGACCAACGCCGAGTTCGAGACCTTCCTCGACACCAACGACGCCTGGATCCGCGAGCGCACGGGCATCCGAGAGCGCCGCATCGCGTCGCCGGAGCACGCCATGAGCGACATGGCGATCCCCGCCGCCAGGCAGGCGCTTGCGCACGCGGGGGTCGAGGCCTCCGAGCTGGATCTCATCATCGTCGCGACCTCCACCCCGGACATGGCGATGCCCTCGACGGCCGCCCTGGTGCAGCACGCGCTCGGCGCGTCCCCCGCGGCCGCCTTCGACATGGAGGCCGCGTGCAGCGGCTTCGTCTACGGGACCGTCGTCGCCGCCCAGTTCCTCGCCACGGGCATGTACCGCACGGCCCTGGTCATCGGCGGCGACCTGCTCTCCAAGTACATCAACTGGCAGGACCGCGGCACCGCCGTGCTCTTCGGTGACGCCTGCGGCGCGGTCGTGCTGCGCGGCGGCGAGGAAGAAGGCCTACTCGGCAGCTACATGGGCGCGGACGGCGCGGGTTCGTCCCACATCCAGATCCCCATGGGCTCGCGCGTGCCGCCGACGGCCGAGACGGTCGAGGCCCGGCAGCACACCGTCCACATGAACGGCCGCGAGACCTACAAGTTCGCCGTCGAGATCGTGCCCAAGTGCGTCGACGAGATCGCCCGGCGCACCGGCGTCCCGGTGGAGGCGATCGATCACTTCGTGCTGCACCAGGCCAACTACCGCATCATGGAGGCCGCCGCCAAGCGCATGGGCGTTCCCATGGAGAAGATGATCGTCAACGTGGATCGCATGGCCAACTCCAGCGCGGGCACCGTGCCCGTGGCCCTGGCCGAAGCGGTCGAGGCGGGCACCATCAAGAAGGGCGACCTGGTCTGCCTGGTGGGCTTCGGCTCGGGCCTGACCTGGGCGAGCGCGCTGCTGCGCTGGACGTGCGATCGCCCCTTCCCCACTCGGGCCTAGCGGCCCTGCCCCCTTCCCCACCCGGGCCTAGCGGCCCACGAGGAGGCATCATGAAACTCGTATTTCTGTTCCCTGGCCAGGGCTCCCAGGTCGTCGGCATGGGCAAGGCCCTCGCCGAGGCCTTCCCCGAGGCCATGCGCACCTTCGAGGAGGCCGAGGAGATCCTGGGCCTGCCCGTGCGCAAGCTGTGCTGGGAAGGCCCCGAGGAGACCCTGCGCGCCACCGAGAACGCCCAGATCGCGCTCTTCGTGACCTCGATGGCCGCCCTGCGCGCCTTCAGGGCCCTGGGCGCCCCGGAGCCCGCCTTCTTCGCTGGCCACTCGCTCGGCGAGTACTCGGCCATCTGCGCTGCGGGCGCGCTGGACTTCGCGACGGCCCTCAGGCTGGTGCGCCTGCGCGGCGAGCTGATGGCCAAGGCCGAAGCCGGCACCATGGCAGCCGTCATGGGCCTCGAGGCGGAAAAGCTCGAAGCCCTCTGCCGCGAGGCCAGCGCGACGGTGGTCGTCGCCAACTACAACTCGCCCGATCAGCTCGTCATCTCGGGCACCCCCGAGGGGGTCGCCGAGGTGAGCCAGAAGGCCGCCGAGGCCGGTGCCAAGCGCGTCGTGCCCCTGGTCGTCGCGGGCGCCTTCCACTCACCCCTGATGGAAGTGGCGAGCGAGCAGCTGACCGCTGCGCTCGCCAAGGCCCCCTGGCAGGACACCCTCGTCCCCGTCGTCACCAACGTGGACGCGCTGCCGACCACGCGCGCGGCCGACTTCTCGGCCAAGCTCGCCAGGCAGCTCGCCTCGTCGGTCCGCTGGACCGACTCCCTGCGCCGGATGATGGCCGAGGGCGAGACGACCTTCGTCGAGCTGGGGGCGGGCAAGGTGCTCTCGGGCCTCGTGAAGAAGCTCGATCGCAAGGCACCGACCCTCGCCACGGAAGACCCCGAGGCCCTTCGCAAGGCGATCGATACCCTCAACGTCCCGGTGTCTGTGTAGCAAGCGTGGTAGAATCTGATCTTTCATCCCTCTCGTCCTGACCGGACACGAACCAAGGCAGTCTCATGAACGCACTCGACGCAAAAGTCGCACTCGTCACCGGCGGCAGCCGCGGCATCGGCCGCGCCTGCGCCATTGCCCTCGCCAAGCTCGGCGCCAAGGTCGCCATCAACTACGTGAGCAACTCTTCGGCTGCGGATGCGGTCGTCGCGGAGATCACCCAGGCCGGCGGCGAGGCCAAGGCCATCCAGGCCGACGTCTCCAGGGCCGATGACGTGGATCGCCTGATCAAGGACGTCCTCTCCTGGGGCGACGGCAAGATCGACGTGGTGGTCAACAACGCGGGGATCACCCGCGACACCCTGCTCTTGCGGATGAGCGAAGAGGACTGGGATGCGGTGCTCGACACCAATCTCAAGAGCGTCTTCCTCGTCTCCAAGGCCGTGGCCAAGCCCATGATGAAGCAGCGCGCCGGACGGATCATCAACGTCTCCAGCGTGGTCGGCGTCATGGGCAACGCGGGCCAGGCCAACTACGCGGCCTCCAAGGCGGGCATCATCGGCTTCACCAAGTCGCTCGCCAAGGAGCTCGGCAGCCGCAACGTTCTGGTAAACGCCATCGCCCCGGGCTTCATCAGGTCCGAGATGACCGACAAGCTCACCGACGACGTCCAGAAGACCTACCTCGACTCGCTCCCCCTGGGGCGCTTCGGGGATCCCGAAGAGGTGGCCGCCCTGGTCGCGTTCCTCGCGACCGGCGGAAGCTACATCACCGGGCAGGTCATCAACGTCGACGGCGGCATGCATACCTAACCCCTCACCCACCCATCAACGGAAGGAACATTCAAATGAACGAGCAAGAACTCTTTGAGAAGGTCAAGCAGATCATCGTCGAGCAGCTCGGCGTGAGCGCCGACGAGGTCACCATGGACGCCTCCTTCACCGAGGATCTGGGCGCCGACTCGCTGGACACCGTCGAGCTGGTCATGGCCCTCGAAGAGGCCTTCGAGGTCGAGATCCCGGACGAGGACGCCGAGAAGCTGACCACCGTCCGCACCGCGATGGACTACATCAAGAAGCACCAGCCCGCTTAAGCGGTCACCACCAACGGTCGCGGCGGGGCATCCCCGCCGCGACCGCGCTTAGTAGCGTCCTGGGCCAGGGCGCGATACCATGTTGGTAATCTCCGGTTTCGATTCGTTCGCGGAAGGCCCTCCGCGCTAGCCCTGCGGCTATACTTCTAGAGAGGCACCTCGTCGCCATGAAACATCGCGTCGTCAT
Coding sequences within:
- the fabG gene encoding 3-oxoacyl-[acyl-carrier-protein] reductase, whose amino-acid sequence is MNALDAKVALVTGGSRGIGRACAIALAKLGAKVAINYVSNSSAADAVVAEITQAGGEAKAIQADVSRADDVDRLIKDVLSWGDGKIDVVVNNAGITRDTLLLRMSEEDWDAVLDTNLKSVFLVSKAVAKPMMKQRAGRIINVSSVVGVMGNAGQANYAASKAGIIGFTKSLAKELGSRNVLVNAIAPGFIRSEMTDKLTDDVQKTYLDSLPLGRFGDPEEVAALVAFLATGGSYITGQVINVDGGMHT
- the acpP gene encoding acyl carrier protein, with protein sequence MNEQELFEKVKQIIVEQLGVSADEVTMDASFTEDLGADSLDTVELVMALEEAFEVEIPDEDAEKLTTVRTAMDYIKKHQPA